The Mesoterricola silvestris sequence TCCAGGTAGGCCAGGGAGGCCAGGAAGGCCGCGGGGTCGGACCCGGCCAGGCCCGCCAGCTCCTCCCAGGGAATGGGGCCCAGGGTCTCGGCGGGCAGGACCGTGGCCAGGGCCTGGTAGGCCCAGGCGGCCTGGGCCCGGAGGGCGCGGTACGCGGGCCCCTGCAGGCCCCGGGGGGCCCGGGCCGGGGCCAGGCAGTGGGTGGCGTAGGGGCGCAGGGTGAAGGTGACGGAGCCGCCCGGGTTGGGGCGGGACCGGGGCGGGACCGGGCCCAGCAGGTCGAAGGCGGGCCGTCCCAGCTCCTCCCAGGCGGGGGCGGTGAGCTGCCATTCCTGGGGTTCCAGGGTGAGGTTGACCAGCACCAGCACCTGGTCCCGGCCGTCCCAGGACACCCGGCGCAGGGCCAGCACCGGGGATTCCCCGGAGCTCAGGCGCTCCAGGCGGGCCCCGTCGAAAAAGCAGGGATGGGTGCCGAGCAGGTGATTGAGGGCCGCCAGTTCCTCCACGAGGTTCTCCGGGGCCCCCCAGGCCATGCCCCGGGCCTGGTGCACCTCGATCTTCTCGGTGGCCAGCCACTCCACGCCCCCGGTGAACCCGAAGGCCCCGCTGAGGCTGGCGAGGGCGCACAGGCGGTTGCGGTGCAGGGACCAGTCCGCGCCGCGCCGGGCGAGGCGGTCGTTGTCGTGGGTCTCGCTGTAGTGCACCAGGGGGCCGATGCTCCCGCCCTGGCGGATGGCGTGGTCCAGGTAGGCCGCCACGTCCCGGGGGGCGTAGTTCTGGAAGAGCTCCGAATAGGCCCACTGCATGCCGCCTTCGGTGAGCAGGGTCTCCGTGGCCTCCCAGGACCCGCCCAGCCCCTCCAGCAGGAAGGCCGCGTCCGGGAATTCCTGCCGCACCCGGGCCACGATGTACTGCCAGGCCGGCAGCGGCACCATGTACCCGGCGTCGCAGCGGAACCCGTCCACGCCCCGCCGGCACCAGGTGAGCAGGGATTCCGCCACCACCTCCCACAGGTGGGGCTCGCGGTTGTCCAGTTCCACCAGGTCGCCCCAGGTGACGCCCCAGGCCCCGGGGCTGTGGAAGGTGCCGTCGGGGTTCCGGTGGAACCACTGGGGGCGGCCTTCCATGAGGCGGGAGCCCCAGCCGGTGTGGTTCACCACGATGTCCAGGAACACGAGCCCCCCCCGCAGGTGCACGGCGTGGGCCAGCTCCTGGAACTGCTCGACGCCCGTGGTGCGCTCGTCGAATTCCACCAGGGCCGGATCGATGGCGGTGAGGTCCTGCTGGGCGTAGGGGCTGCCGAAGCGCCCGAAGCGGGCGAAGGTGGTGGGGGTGGGGCCCAGGGGCAGCAGGTGGAGGATGCGGCAGCCCAGGGTCTCCAGGATGTGGGGGACGCAGGCCGTGAGCTCCCGGAGCTTGCCCGAGGGGGGGATCACGGTGAAGCCGCGCTGGTCCAGGCTGTTGAGCTGCTCGTCCAGCATGGGCTCCCGGGTGCTGCGGCCGGCGCGGGCGGGCCCGAACATGCGGGTGAAGGCGCAGTAGATGGTGTTGCCCGTGCGCAGGTGGTCGGGGTGGACGGAGATGCCCACGTCGGCGCCCTCGGGCCAGTGCTGGGCGCCGGCCTCGTCCAGGCAGTAGGCCTTGGCCCGGAAATAGCCCACTTCGGTCAGGGGCAGGTCCAGTTCCCAGAGCCCGTCCCGCAGCTCCAGGGGGATGTCCCGCCAGGAGGCCCCGGCGAAGGTGCGGGCGCCGCTGGTGACGGCCCCGGACAGGGCGATGACCTCCTGCCGGGTCTGGGCCCCCCGTGTGAGGTTGGTGCGCAGGAAGGCCCGGCCTTCGCCCTGGAGCGTGAAGCGCACCCGGTCGCCCACATGGCGCACGATGCGGCTTCCGGGGGCGGGGGTCATGGCGGGCGGGGTCAAGGGCACCTCGGGAGGGGGTCAGGCTTTCGTATCGGAAGGGGGGAGCCGGAAGGTGAAGGTGGCGCCGTGGCCCAGCTCGCTCGCCACGTCCACCTCCCCGCCCATGAGCACCGCCAGGTGCTTGACGATGGAGAGCCCCAGGCCCGTGCCCGGCACGGCCCGGGTGGCCGGGGCCCGGAAGAAGCGCTCGAAGACCCGGGGCAGGTCCTGGCCGCCGATGCCCGGGCCCTGGTCCGCCACGGCGAAGGCCAGGACCTCGCCCTCCAGGCGGGCCTCCACACGCACCTCCGAATCCGGGGGGCCGAACTTCACGGCGTTGGACACCAGGTTCTCCAGGAGCTGGCCCAGGCGCATGGGGTCGGCCCGGAAGGCGTGGTCCCGCACGGCGGGGTCCACCTCCGCGCGGATGCGCACATTGCGGGCCCGGCCCAGGGGCTCGACGCTCTCCATGAATTCCGCCATGAAGGGCCCCGCCGTCAGGGGCCTGGGATCCAGGCGCAGGGCGCCGGTCTCGATGCGGCTCAGTTCGGAGATGTCGTCCAGGAGCATGACCATGCGGTCGAGGCTGCGCAGGATGATCTTGAGGCTGGTCTCCCCCTCCGCCAGCACCAGGCCCCCGTCCTGGAGGTTCTCCACCGCCACGCGGATGCCCGTCACCGGGGTCTTCAGCTCGTGGCTGGCGTTGGAGATGAACTTCTGCCGGGTGGTCTCCAGGGCCTCGAAGTGGGTGATGTCGTCCAGGGTCACCAGCACCCAGGTGCCCTCCTCCCCCGGGGCGGGGAAGGGCACGGCCCGCAGACGGATGGTGCGGGGGTTGCGCTTGAGGGTCCATTCCCGGAAGGCGCCGCCGTAGGCATCCTGGAGATTGCGAAGGCTCTCGGGCTCCCGGAAGGCCGACACCAGGGATTCCCCCTCCCCCAGGTGGCTGGAGGCGCCCAGGATGGTGCGGGCCTTGGGGTTGAAGAGCCGGATCTGCCGGTCCAGGCCCAGGAGCACGATGCCGGTGCGCAGGTTGGCAAGGATCTGGCGCCGCACCTGGTCCTCGGCCTCCACCTCCGTGGCCAGGCGGTGGTTCTCGGCCTCCAGGGCCGCCCAGGCCCGGGGCAGGGCCCGGTACACCTCGTCCCCCTTCTCCGGCACGGGGAGGACCGCCAGGAGCCGCGCCATGCTCTCCCGGTGGCGCCGCATGGCGAGGGCCAGGGAGACCCCGCCGGCCGCGGCCGCCAGGAAGCCCGCCACCCGCAGCACCGGTTCGATATCGCTGGCCATGAGCGCGCCCCCCGCCAGGGCCGCGGCCCAGGGCAGAAGGGGCAAGGTCATCCGCTGCGCGAGATCCGGATGAGCGTGGGTCATGGTCGATGGGCTCCTTGGGTCCATTGTCCCGGCTAATCCCTCTGACAGATAGGGTTCTCCAACACTGAGGCACTATATGCAGAATTGATTAATCCTTGGCCCGGGAGGCGTTCACCCCGGCGGTGCGGCCGAAGACGATGCACTCCGTGATGGCCATGCCGCCGAGGCGGCAGGCTCCGTGCACGCCCCCGGTCACTTCGCCGGCGGCGTACAGCCCGGGAATGGGCCGGTGCGAGGCGATGTCCAGCGCCCGGGCGCCCGCGTCGATCTGGATGCCGCCGTTGCAGTAGTGGATCTTGGGGCGCAGGCGCACCAGGTGGTAGGGCGCCTCGATGGGGAACCGCTCGTGGGCCGCCAGGGGCCGGCCGAATTCATCGTCCACGCCGTCCCGCAGGGAAAGGTTGAAGTGCCGCAGGGTGGCCTCCAGGGCCGGGAAGTCGATGGACTGGTCCTGGGCGAGGGCCTCCAGGGTGTCGTACCGCCGGATGGCCCCGCGCTTGAGGCCCTGGGCCAGGTTCGGGTACTGGCGCGCGGCCCGGCCGCCCACGATGAGCATGGGATCCCGCCCCGCGGCCACCATTTCCCGGGAGCGGGAAAGGCGGTCGGCCAGTTCGTTCACGAACCGTTTGCCGGTGGACGCGTCGATCATGATGCCGTGGGGAATGCCCACCAGCACCGAGAACATGGTGCTGACCCCCCAGCCCACCTCGTCCCGGGAGGTCCAGGGCCCCATCTGGATCCAGGAGAGGTGCACGGGCGTGGCGCCGATCTTCAGGGCGCTCACCAGGGCCTCGGCCGTGGCCCCCGGGTGGTTGGTGGTTTCCAGGGCGCCGGCCAGGCCCGGGTCGTGGATTTTGCGGAATTCAATGTCCTGGCAGTAGCCGCCGCTGGCCAGCACGACGCCCCGGGTGGCCCCGATGCGGCGCGGGGTGCCGCTTTGCGCCTGGGGGAAGATGTGGCCGGCCCGCACCTCGGCTCCGGCCACCCTGCCATCCCCGTCCAGGATGAAGGCCTCCAGGGCGGTCTGCAGCCGGATGGGAATGCCCAGCTCCCGGCACTTCACCAGCAGGGCCTGGAGGATCACGGAGCCCGAACAGTTTTCCGGGCTGTAGATGCGCGGAACGGAATGCCCGCCCCCGTGGTGCAGGCTCCCGGCGAAGACCACCCCCAGGAAGTCCCGGCACCACAGGAAGGCCTCCAGGGACCCGGCCGCCGCGGCGCGCACCAGGTCCGGATGGTTCAGGCCATGGCCGGCCTTGAACATGTCCTCCGCCAGCAGGTCCGGCGAATCGGCGATGCCGTCCCGGGCCAGGAGGGGGGCGTTGGCCACCGCGATGAGGCCCCCGCTCAGGGCGGAATTGCCCCCCGGCAGCGCCATCTTCTCGATGACCAGCACGGACCTGCCCGCCAGCCGAGCCTCGATGGCCGCCGAAAGCCCGGCGAACCCGGAGCCGATGACCAGGACCTCGAAGCTCTCGTCGAAGGCCGGCGGGTTTCCAGGACGGGGGCCGCTCATGCGCCCACCGCCGTCTTCCGGCTGTTGAGGTATCCATGCAGGCTGATGCCGGCGGAGCCCGAAAGGCCCAGCTTCCGCCGGATGTTCTTGCGGTGGGTCTGGACGGTGTCGAAGGCCAGGTTCATGGTGGCGCAGATCTCCTTGGTGCTGAACCCCGCCAGGATGAAGTTGCAGACCTTCATCTCCGTCTTGCTCAGGCGGTGCAGGGCGAAATCCATCTGGGGCCCGGCGCCAGGGGCGAGGGAGGCCAGGAGCTCGCCCAGGAAGTCGATGTAGCCGTTGCGCACCTCGGCGCTGGGTGCGGAGCGGATCTTGTGGAGGATGGGCAGCAGGTCGCGGGTGATCCTCCGGGAGAGCTTGGCGGCGTGCTCCTCCTGCTCCAGCTGGATGTTCTTCAGGACGTTGCGCAGGGCGATGTTGGCCTCCTCCGTGAGCACCTTCTCGCTCTTCAGCTGGCGCTCCATCTCCTTCTGCCCGGAGATGTCCTCCGTGATGATGATCCAGAGCCGGCTCCCCTCCACCGTGATGAGGCTCACGGTGAACACCGCCGGAAAGCTGCTCTTGTCGAAGTAGAGCGCGGTGACCTCGTCGCTCAGCACCTGGTTCTCGATGATGGTGTCCAGCATCCGCAGGACGGTCTCCTGCCCCCGGGGGTCGCACAGGGAGCGGATGTGGGCCCCCTGGATGTTCTCGGGGTGGATGCCGAAAGTCTCGCAGGCCTTCTGGTTGGAACCGATGACCTCCAGGTCCTCGTCCACGAGGATGATGCCCTTGCCCACGCCCTGGAAGACCGTGTGCAGCATCTTCTGGGACCGGGCCAGGGCCAGGGCCTGGGCCCGGTCCTTGACCTGGCGCTCCCGCTCCGCCCGGGGCGGGAAGGGGCTGGAGGATGCCGCCAGGAGCACCAGGAAGCCCCCCCCGTCCAGGGGGGCGACGCGGATATCGAAGTCGGCCTGGAGGGCGCCGCCGCTGAACCGGGGCACCTGGGCCGAGCAGAGCCGCAGGGCCCCCTCCAGCGTGTCGCAGGCCAGCCCCAGGCGCACCCAGAAGGCCGCGCCGACCGTGGCCGCGTCCCCCAGGAGCAGTGCGGCCCTGCGGTTGGCCTGGACGATGATTCCCCCCGGGTCCGTCACCAGCACCAGGTCCGAGGTGGCCTCGAACAGCTCCTGGCCCAAGGAGGCGTCCAGGGACGCCCGTCGCAGCTCCATGCCGTCTCCCATCCCCCGCCCTGGGACCGCGGGTCCGGTGGAGCCTGCCGTCCAAGCCTGGGGATGGTTCGATCATTGTCCCGCGCCGGGGCCCTGTCAACGGCGATGGGGGAATCCCCATCCCCTTTCATCCCCTGCATCGGCGTTCATCCCTGTTTCGCAGGGCCGGGGATCGGATGGGTCGGGGATTCCCGGTAATGGGCGCGCCGACCCAGGCCATCGCTGGCCCTGCGTAACAGGGATGAACGCCGATGCAGGGGATGAAGGGGATGAAACGGGAACCCCTCACCACATGGATTTCCCATACCCCGATCCTCGGCCCCCGTTCCCGGGTTTGGGACCCCCACCCCCGAAATCACCCCGGCCAAATAATGACTCTAATAACAAAAATAACAATAGTTACAATTTTTATCGGGTAGCCATCCCTACCCGAAATAGCCCCGCTTTCTCACCTTTGAGGGATTCCCGCCCGGGGCCTACTGTTGAATTAATCCATAGGGTATTCATCCACTGCTGCGGTTGCGGCGGACCGGACCGCATGGGTCCCGGCCGCTGGACGAACACAAACCAGGAAAGGGGAAAACCATGAAGAACCCAGACAACCTCGAAGGAACGGGAACCCGGGAGGAAGGCCCCCAGGGCCCGGATCGCCGGGGCTTCCTCAAGACCTCCCTGGCCATGGGCATCGCCGCCACGGCCGGGACCTTCGCCCTCAACCTCGGCGCGGCGCCCGCGGCCGAAGCGCCGGTGAAGAAGAAGCTGCCCACCAAGTGGGACGAGAGCTATGACGTGGTGGTCATCGGCTCGGGCTTCGCGGGCCTGGCCGCGGCCGCCGAGGCCGCCGGCAAGGGCGCCACCGTGCTGATCCTGGAGAAGATGCCCGTGTACGGCGGCAACTCCATCATCAACGGTGGCGAGTACAACGCCTGGACCGACAAGCTGAAGATGCGCGAGAACTTCAAGCTGGGCGTGGACAGCTCCGACATCCACAAGGCCGACACCCTCAAGGGCGGCGATTTCTACGGCAGCCCGGAACTGGTGGAGATCCTCACCGCCGAATCCCCCAAGGCCCTGGACTGGATGATCGACGAGGGCGGCCTGAAGCTGCGCCCCGTGCTGAACCGCACCGGTGGCCACAGCCAGTACCGCACCCACACCTGCGTGGAAGGGGTCGGCAAGGGCTTCACCGAAGCCCTGCGGCGCATCGCCGAGAAGCGCGGCGCCAAGATGCGCCTCAAGGCCAAGGTGAGCTGGCTCTGGCGCAAGGACGTGGACAGCCCCGTGCTGGGCGTGGAACTGGAAACCGGCCGCGGCCCCGTGAATATCCGGGCGCGCAAGGCCGTCGTCCTGGCCTCGGGCGGCTTCGGCCGCGACGTCCCCATGCGCCAGGTGTACAACCCCTCCCTGAACGCGGGCTACAACTGCACCAACCACAAGGGCGCCACCGGCGAGATGATCCGCTACGCCCAGGCCATCGGGGCCGAGGCCATCCACATGGCCTTCATCCAGCTCTACCCCTACGCCGACCCCGAAACCGGCATCCTGGACGCCCCGGCCGTGTACCCCTTCCGCGGGCCCGGCTATGGCATCGTCTACGTGAACGAGAAGGGCGTGCGGTTCGTCAACGAGCAGGAGCGCCGCGACGTGGTCTCCCGGGCGGAAATGGCCACCGGCGGCAAGAAGACCTTCTCCATCTTCAACGAGGCGATGATCCCCAAGATGGGCACGATGGAAGAGGCCGAGAAGGCCGTGGCCGCGGGCCGCTTCGTGCGGGCCGCCACCCTGGGCGAGCTGGCCACCAAGATCGGCATCGACCCCGCCGTCCTCACCGAGACCATCAAGAAGCACGACGGCTACCTGAAGGCCAAGAAGGATCCCGAATTCGGCAAGAACATCACCGACGTGATGATCTCCCAGGAGCAGGGCCCCTACTACGCCATCGCCCAGTGGCCCGCCGTCCACCACACCATGGGCGGGCTGCGCGTGAACAAGGACACCCAGGTGCTCGACATCTGGGGCAAGCCCATCCCCCGCCTCTACGCCGCCGGCGAAATCACCGGCGGCCTGCACGGCGCCAACCGTCTGGGCGGCAACGCCACCCCGGACGCCACGGTGTTCGGACGCATCGCGGGCCTCAGGGCCGCCGCCGAGAAGATCTGATCCAGGCACGCACCGCCGCGGCCCCCCGGGAAGGGGGGCCGCGGCCACGGAGGACGCACCCGATGCGACGATTCCATTCTCTCTGGGTCCTGGCGGCCCTGCTCCTGGCTTCGGCCGGGGGCCTGGGCGCCGCCCCGGCCAAGGCCGCGGGTTGCCGGGCCTGCCACGACGATTTCAAGCAGCTCCTGGGCGACGCCCATCCGCCCGTGAAGGGCCGGGCCATCGCCGAATGCCTGCCCTGCCACGGGAAGGCCTCCGGCAAGGGCGCCTTTTCCGTGCGGATCCACCGCGGCCATTCGGCCCCGGACAGCGGCGTGGCCTGCGCCGCCTGCCACGATTTCAAGGTGGGCCGCTCCTTCTCCGTCAAGGGCGCCA is a genomic window containing:
- a CDS encoding sensor histidine kinase, yielding MTLPLLPWAAALAGGALMASDIEPVLRVAGFLAAAAGGVSLALAMRRHRESMARLLAVLPVPEKGDEVYRALPRAWAALEAENHRLATEVEAEDQVRRQILANLRTGIVLLGLDRQIRLFNPKARTILGASSHLGEGESLVSAFREPESLRNLQDAYGGAFREWTLKRNPRTIRLRAVPFPAPGEEGTWVLVTLDDITHFEALETTRQKFISNASHELKTPVTGIRVAVENLQDGGLVLAEGETSLKIILRSLDRMVMLLDDISELSRIETGALRLDPRPLTAGPFMAEFMESVEPLGRARNVRIRAEVDPAVRDHAFRADPMRLGQLLENLVSNAVKFGPPDSEVRVEARLEGEVLAFAVADQGPGIGGQDLPRVFERFFRAPATRAVPGTGLGLSIVKHLAVLMGGEVDVASELGHGATFTFRLPPSDTKA
- a CDS encoding flavocytochrome c, whose protein sequence is MSGPRPGNPPAFDESFEVLVIGSGFAGLSAAIEARLAGRSVLVIEKMALPGGNSALSGGLIAVANAPLLARDGIADSPDLLAEDMFKAGHGLNHPDLVRAAAAGSLEAFLWCRDFLGVVFAGSLHHGGGHSVPRIYSPENCSGSVILQALLVKCRELGIPIRLQTALEAFILDGDGRVAGAEVRAGHIFPQAQSGTPRRIGATRGVVLASGGYCQDIEFRKIHDPGLAGALETTNHPGATAEALVSALKIGATPVHLSWIQMGPWTSRDEVGWGVSTMFSVLVGIPHGIMIDASTGKRFVNELADRLSRSREMVAAGRDPMLIVGGRAARQYPNLAQGLKRGAIRRYDTLEALAQDQSIDFPALEATLRHFNLSLRDGVDDEFGRPLAAHERFPIEAPYHLVRLRPKIHYCNGGIQIDAGARALDIASHRPIPGLYAAGEVTGGVHGACRLGGMAITECIVFGRTAGVNASRAKD
- a CDS encoding PAS domain S-box protein translates to MELRRASLDASLGQELFEATSDLVLVTDPGGIIVQANRRAALLLGDAATVGAAFWVRLGLACDTLEGALRLCSAQVPRFSGGALQADFDIRVAPLDGGGFLVLLAASSSPFPPRAERERQVKDRAQALALARSQKMLHTVFQGVGKGIILVDEDLEVIGSNQKACETFGIHPENIQGAHIRSLCDPRGQETVLRMLDTIIENQVLSDEVTALYFDKSSFPAVFTVSLITVEGSRLWIIITEDISGQKEMERQLKSEKVLTEEANIALRNVLKNIQLEQEEHAAKLSRRITRDLLPILHKIRSAPSAEVRNGYIDFLGELLASLAPGAGPQMDFALHRLSKTEMKVCNFILAGFSTKEICATMNLAFDTVQTHRKNIRRKLGLSGSAGISLHGYLNSRKTAVGA
- a CDS encoding FAD-dependent oxidoreductase, whose amino-acid sequence is MKNPDNLEGTGTREEGPQGPDRRGFLKTSLAMGIAATAGTFALNLGAAPAAEAPVKKKLPTKWDESYDVVVIGSGFAGLAAAAEAAGKGATVLILEKMPVYGGNSIINGGEYNAWTDKLKMRENFKLGVDSSDIHKADTLKGGDFYGSPELVEILTAESPKALDWMIDEGGLKLRPVLNRTGGHSQYRTHTCVEGVGKGFTEALRRIAEKRGAKMRLKAKVSWLWRKDVDSPVLGVELETGRGPVNIRARKAVVLASGGFGRDVPMRQVYNPSLNAGYNCTNHKGATGEMIRYAQAIGAEAIHMAFIQLYPYADPETGILDAPAVYPFRGPGYGIVYVNEKGVRFVNEQERRDVVSRAEMATGGKKTFSIFNEAMIPKMGTMEEAEKAVAAGRFVRAATLGELATKIGIDPAVLTETIKKHDGYLKAKKDPEFGKNITDVMISQEQGPYYAIAQWPAVHHTMGGLRVNKDTQVLDIWGKPIPRLYAAGEITGGLHGANRLGGNATPDATVFGRIAGLRAAAEKI